One window from the genome of bacterium encodes:
- the pyrH gene encoding UMP kinase encodes MKYKRVLLKLSGEALHPAGAQSGIGLEAAETIACEIAEIAKAGAEVAVVIGGGNIFRGAVAAASGAIEQAQADMMGMLATVINGLALQSALERQGLDARLMTATAMPQVAEPFIRRKALRHLNMGRVLVFAGGTGSPFFSTDTAAALRAVEINAEVVLKGTKVDGVYSADPIKDPKAIRYDSLSYVDVLTRRLKVMDATAVSMCMDHNLPIIVFNMFQPKNLKKVVKGEKMGTMIYG; translated from the coding sequence ATGAAATACAAGAGGGTGTTGCTCAAGCTTTCCGGCGAGGCTCTTCACCCCGCCGGCGCCCAGTCCGGCATAGGTCTTGAGGCGGCCGAGACGATCGCCTGCGAGATCGCGGAGATCGCGAAGGCCGGGGCGGAGGTCGCGGTCGTGATAGGCGGCGGCAACATCTTCCGCGGCGCGGTCGCGGCCGCCAGCGGCGCGATCGAACAGGCCCAGGCCGACATGATGGGCATGCTCGCCACCGTGATCAACGGGCTGGCGCTCCAGTCGGCGCTCGAGCGGCAGGGGCTTGACGCCAGGCTCATGACCGCCACTGCGATGCCGCAGGTCGCCGAGCCGTTCATCCGGCGCAAGGCGCTCAGACACCTGAACATGGGCAGGGTGCTCGTCTTCGCGGGCGGCACAGGCAGCCCGTTCTTCTCGACCGACACGGCGGCAGCACTCCGTGCAGTCGAGATCAACGCGGAGGTCGTCCTCAAGGGCACCAAGGTCGACGGCGTCTACTCCGCCGATCCCATCAAGGACCCCAAGGCGATCAGGTACGACAGTTTGAGTTACGTGGATGTCCTCACCAGGCGGCTCAAGGTCATGGACGCGACCGCCGTGTCGATGTGCATGGATCACAACCTCCCCATCATCGTCTTCAACATGTTTCAGCCCAAGAACCTGAAGAAGGTGGTGAAGGGAGAAAAAATGGGGACGATGATCTATGGATAA